Proteins encoded together in one Oncorhynchus mykiss isolate Arlee chromosome 7, USDA_OmykA_1.1, whole genome shotgun sequence window:
- the LOC110495519 gene encoding coagulation factor VII-like isoform X1, giving the protein MWLHVLCLTLSIRCCHPASVFLARDQAHGLLIRPKRANSGWFEELKTGDLERECLEEKCSKEEAREVFEHEQATEEFWRNYNVQDSCQSDPCQNKGSCSSISGSSYTCLCLPGFSGRNCELAFKAIPDSCLHENGGCEHFCEEEGGRRNCSCADGYFLGTDGQRCLTQETMACGKVPVLHGSASEKGDVPLDPRSRIVGGTECPKGHCPWQVLLVRNEKGFCGGVIYKPTWILTASHCLENIKAQHLKVVAGEHDTEKDEGTEQTIDVAEIIMHNSYVSDTADSDIALLRLKTAITMTPFAVPVCLPTRSMAERELWAINLHTVSGWGRRSENGPTSRVLRRLEVPRIRTQDCVEMSGVTLTANMFCAGYIEGKQDSCKGDSGGPLVTRYRDTTFLLGIVSWGKGCARPGNYGIYTRVSNYLDWIHNYTAEQPTVQPTTQPTAQPQNTTTTLQNTTANPNAVL; this is encoded by the exons ATGTGGCTTCATGTTCTCTGTCTTACATTAAGTATCCGCTGCTGTCATCCCGCCTCAG TGTTCTTGGCGCGGGACCAGGCCCATGGCCTCCTCATCCGGCCTAAGCGTGCCAACAGCGGCTGGTTCGAGGAGCTCAAAACGGGGGACCTGGAGCGAGAATGCCTTGAGGAGAAGTGTTCCAAAGAGGAGGCGCGGGAAGTGTTTGAGCACGAACAGGCTACG GAGGAGTTCTGGAGAAACTACAATG TTCAAGACAGCTGCCAATCTGACCCCTGCCAGAACAAAGGAAGCTGCTCTAGCATATCAGGATCTTCTTACACCTGCCTGTGCCTGCCAGGCTTCAGTGGACGGAACTGCGAGCTAG CATTCAAGGCCATTCCTGACTCCTGCTTGCATGAGAACGGGGGCTGTGAGCACTTCTGCGAGGAGGAGGGGGGCCGACGCAACTGTTCATGTGCAGACGGCTATTTCCTGGGGACTGATGGACAGCGTTGCCTGACACAAG AAACAATGGCCTGTGGGAAAGTTCCTGTCCTGCACGGCAGCGCCTCCGAGAAGGGAGACGTACCGTTGGACCCCCGTTCACGCATCGTGGGGGGAACAGAGTGCCCTAAGGGTCACTGCCCCTGGCAG GTGTTGTTAGTGAGAAATGAGAAGGGCTTTTGTGGAGGAGTCATCTACAAACCCACCTGGATCCTCACTGCCTCTCACTGCTTGGAGAATATCAAGGCCCAGCACCTGAAGGTGGTGGCAG GTGAACATGACACAGAGAAAGACGAGGGTACGGAACAGACCATAGATGTGGCAGAGATCATTATGCACAACAGCTACGTGTCAGACACGGCGGACAGCGACATCGCCCTGCTACGTCTGAAGACTGCCATCACTATGACGCCTTTCGCCGTGCCCGTCTGCCTGCCCACCCGCTCGATGGCGGAGCGTGAGCTCTGGGCCATCAACCTCCACACGGTAAGTGGCTGGGGCCGGCGCAGCGAGAACGGCCCTACGTCACGTGTCCTCCGGCGGCTGGAGGTGCCACGTATACGTACCCAGGACTGCGTTGAGATGAGCGGTGTCACGCTAACGGCTAACATGTTCTGCGCCGGCTACATCGAGGGCAAGCAGGACTCCTGTAAGGGGGACAGCGGCGGACCACTAGTCACCCGCTACAGAGACACCACATTCCTTTTGGGTATCGTCAGCTGGGGAAAGGGGTGCGCCCGGCCGGGGAACTACGGGATTTACACCCGCGTGTCCAACTACCTGGACTGGATCCACAACTACACGGCAGAGCAGCCGACAGTGCAACCGACAACGCAGCCGACAGCACAGCCACAGAACACCACGACCACACTACAAAACACCACGGCCAATCCAAATGCAGTCTTATAA
- the LOC110495519 gene encoding coagulation factor VII-like isoform X2 translates to MCLCVCVCTTPLSSGLAVFLARDQAHGLLIRPKRANSGWFEELKTGDLERECLEEKCSKEEAREVFEHEQATEEFWRNYNVQDSCQSDPCQNKGSCSSISGSSYTCLCLPGFSGRNCELAFKAIPDSCLHENGGCEHFCEEEGGRRNCSCADGYFLGTDGQRCLTQETMACGKVPVLHGSASEKGDVPLDPRSRIVGGTECPKGHCPWQVLLVRNEKGFCGGVIYKPTWILTASHCLENIKAQHLKVVAGEHDTEKDEGTEQTIDVAEIIMHNSYVSDTADSDIALLRLKTAITMTPFAVPVCLPTRSMAERELWAINLHTVSGWGRRSENGPTSRVLRRLEVPRIRTQDCVEMSGVTLTANMFCAGYIEGKQDSCKGDSGGPLVTRYRDTTFLLGIVSWGKGCARPGNYGIYTRVSNYLDWIHNYTAEQPTVQPTTQPTAQPQNTTTTLQNTTANPNAVL, encoded by the exons atgtgtctatgtgtgtgtgtgtgtacaactcCCCTCTCCTCCGGTCTTGCAGTGTTCTTGGCGCGGGACCAGGCCCATGGCCTCCTCATCCGGCCTAAGCGTGCCAACAGCGGCTGGTTCGAGGAGCTCAAAACGGGGGACCTGGAGCGAGAATGCCTTGAGGAGAAGTGTTCCAAAGAGGAGGCGCGGGAAGTGTTTGAGCACGAACAGGCTACG GAGGAGTTCTGGAGAAACTACAATG TTCAAGACAGCTGCCAATCTGACCCCTGCCAGAACAAAGGAAGCTGCTCTAGCATATCAGGATCTTCTTACACCTGCCTGTGCCTGCCAGGCTTCAGTGGACGGAACTGCGAGCTAG CATTCAAGGCCATTCCTGACTCCTGCTTGCATGAGAACGGGGGCTGTGAGCACTTCTGCGAGGAGGAGGGGGGCCGACGCAACTGTTCATGTGCAGACGGCTATTTCCTGGGGACTGATGGACAGCGTTGCCTGACACAAG AAACAATGGCCTGTGGGAAAGTTCCTGTCCTGCACGGCAGCGCCTCCGAGAAGGGAGACGTACCGTTGGACCCCCGTTCACGCATCGTGGGGGGAACAGAGTGCCCTAAGGGTCACTGCCCCTGGCAG GTGTTGTTAGTGAGAAATGAGAAGGGCTTTTGTGGAGGAGTCATCTACAAACCCACCTGGATCCTCACTGCCTCTCACTGCTTGGAGAATATCAAGGCCCAGCACCTGAAGGTGGTGGCAG GTGAACATGACACAGAGAAAGACGAGGGTACGGAACAGACCATAGATGTGGCAGAGATCATTATGCACAACAGCTACGTGTCAGACACGGCGGACAGCGACATCGCCCTGCTACGTCTGAAGACTGCCATCACTATGACGCCTTTCGCCGTGCCCGTCTGCCTGCCCACCCGCTCGATGGCGGAGCGTGAGCTCTGGGCCATCAACCTCCACACGGTAAGTGGCTGGGGCCGGCGCAGCGAGAACGGCCCTACGTCACGTGTCCTCCGGCGGCTGGAGGTGCCACGTATACGTACCCAGGACTGCGTTGAGATGAGCGGTGTCACGCTAACGGCTAACATGTTCTGCGCCGGCTACATCGAGGGCAAGCAGGACTCCTGTAAGGGGGACAGCGGCGGACCACTAGTCACCCGCTACAGAGACACCACATTCCTTTTGGGTATCGTCAGCTGGGGAAAGGGGTGCGCCCGGCCGGGGAACTACGGGATTTACACCCGCGTGTCCAACTACCTGGACTGGATCCACAACTACACGGCAGAGCAGCCGACAGTGCAACCGACAACGCAGCCGACAGCACAGCCACAGAACACCACGACCACACTACAAAACACCACGGCCAATCCAAATGCAGTCTTATAA